In Rana temporaria chromosome 3, aRanTem1.1, whole genome shotgun sequence, a single window of DNA contains:
- the LOC120933195 gene encoding protein PET100 homolog, mitochondrial, whose product MGVKLEVFRMMLYLSFPVTMFWISNQPEYFEEYIVKRKREIYPPEKDDVKRQLQEAKEAARQRRENLYSQE is encoded by the exons ATGGGGGTCAAGCTGGAGGTTTTTAGG ATGATGCTCTATCTCTCATTCCCAGTGACAATGTTTTGGATCTCAAATCAACCGGAATATTTTGAAGAATACATTGTGAAGCGGAAG AGGGAGATTTATCCCCCAGAAAAGGATGACGTG AAACGGCAGTTACAGGAGGCAAAAGAGGCCGCAAGACAGCGAAGAGAGAACTTGTACTCGCAGGAATAG